The following coding sequences are from one Rhodobiaceae bacterium window:
- the mlhB gene encoding monoterpene epsilon-lactone hydrolase produces MVKLTFTGPFSLRLRSFAKLSQIATKVYLRHAFNKRIAPDWDANTEIGIRFVRHQFTAAMTHQDIAKGRLLFDSVQTETDDQYDVTTEPSTNPMGTWYYPKTIRTETKLLYLHGGGYTFHGGVSDRFAAMLAHHTGNVLFAPHYRLTPEHPHPAQAEDALEAWTYMTRKTAPKNIVTIGDSAGGHMALMLLQTLRMEGLDQPALCIGLCPWTDIGERGASLRDNDRYDLVQGWMALKFGEWLDPGNKFGRETLSPIFQDFSGLAPIYLQAGGREMLRDMIVEFAQIQRSKGADVTLDLWSDMPHVFQAYDSLTESSSMALNRIATVIKARAENNTHFQSLEEITVGSNYPKNQSETGRASA; encoded by the coding sequence ATGGTTAAACTCACATTCACAGGTCCATTTTCGTTGCGCCTACGAAGCTTTGCAAAGCTAAGTCAAATCGCGACGAAGGTATATTTGCGCCACGCATTTAACAAGCGCATTGCGCCTGATTGGGACGCAAATACCGAGATTGGGATTCGCTTCGTGCGCCACCAGTTCACCGCCGCGATGACCCATCAGGATATTGCCAAAGGCCGTCTCTTGTTTGATAGCGTTCAGACCGAGACGGACGATCAATACGATGTGACAACAGAACCATCAACAAATCCAATGGGAACGTGGTACTATCCAAAGACGATCCGTACGGAAACAAAATTGCTCTATCTTCATGGTGGCGGATATACGTTTCATGGCGGTGTCAGCGATCGTTTCGCCGCGATGCTTGCTCATCATACCGGCAATGTCCTCTTCGCACCTCACTATCGCTTAACGCCGGAGCACCCTCACCCAGCCCAGGCCGAAGACGCGTTGGAAGCCTGGACATACATGACACGCAAAACTGCACCGAAAAATATTGTCACAATTGGCGACAGTGCCGGCGGGCATATGGCGCTGATGCTTCTGCAAACATTGAGAATGGAGGGATTGGACCAACCGGCTCTTTGCATCGGTCTTTGTCCCTGGACCGACATTGGCGAAAGAGGAGCGAGTCTACGCGACAATGACCGGTACGACCTGGTGCAGGGATGGATGGCCTTAAAGTTTGGCGAGTGGCTCGACCCGGGAAACAAATTCGGACGCGAAACACTCTCGCCCATTTTCCAAGACTTCTCTGGCTTGGCACCCATTTACCTGCAGGCTGGGGGTCGTGAAATGCTCCGCGATATGATCGTAGAGTTTGCGCAAATACAAAGATCGAAAGGCGCAGATGTAACACTCGATCTCTGGTCGGACATGCCCCACGTTTTTCAGGCCTATGACAGTCTGACAGAGTCTTCTTCAATGGCGCTTAACAGAATTGCAACCGTCATCAAGGCGAGAGCAGAAAATAATACGCATTTCCAGTCGTTAGAGGAGATCACCGTCGGCTCAAATTACCCAAAGAACCAGTCTGAGACTGGCAGGGCGTCAGCTTGA
- the malL gene encoding oligo-1,6-glucosidase 1, protein MSGSEKTPWWKGAVVYQIYPRSYADTTGSGVGDLEGIKRKLDYVASLGVDAIWLSPIYPSPNKDFGYDVADYCDVAPEMGTLDGFDALLAETHERGMKLILDQVLAHSSDQHAWFQESLLSPDNEKANWYVWADAKEDGTPPNNWMSAFGGPAWSWHPVRRQYYHHKFLRQQPKLNFHEPEVVKALMNVLRFWLDRGVDGFRLDVAHAYYHDATLADNPPVAMAERSGLNWSHAPRLQEHVHDSGLPENQIAMRAVRSVLDEYEDRLAFGEFAETPEMIGTYVGEPDLLHTAYTFDFLEDRSLAPSVFQNYYQDTLKKNGDPWPCVTFSNHDLTRPVTRWGSGRDGDDKLAKFGLALLLALKGTVLLYQGEELGLPDVDIERDQIQDPVGELYFPFGKGRDGCRTPMPWISRAPNAAFTDGEPWLPIPKVHKERAVDVQEAVTDTVLKFAREAISFRKAHACLSSGNITFLESSGPVLAFERLLGGETLTCVFNSSNEAAVWHGGAASEVILKGSDSLEFGTGDVSIVGTEVICGPRSAAFFGDPSSS, encoded by the coding sequence ATGAGTGGTTCGGAGAAGACGCCCTGGTGGAAGGGCGCGGTTGTGTACCAGATATATCCAAGGAGCTATGCAGACACGACGGGATCCGGGGTGGGCGATCTTGAGGGCATCAAGCGGAAACTGGATTATGTCGCCTCGTTAGGGGTTGATGCGATCTGGCTGTCTCCGATCTATCCCAGCCCAAACAAAGACTTTGGCTATGACGTTGCTGATTATTGTGATGTCGCGCCTGAGATGGGAACGCTCGACGGGTTCGATGCGCTGTTGGCCGAAACCCATGAGCGCGGCATGAAGCTCATCTTGGATCAGGTGCTCGCCCATAGCTCTGACCAGCATGCATGGTTTCAGGAGAGCCTACTCTCTCCTGACAACGAAAAGGCGAATTGGTATGTCTGGGCAGATGCAAAGGAAGACGGTACGCCGCCCAATAATTGGATGTCTGCCTTTGGCGGGCCTGCATGGTCCTGGCACCCGGTACGTCGGCAATACTACCACCATAAATTTCTGCGCCAGCAGCCGAAGCTGAATTTTCATGAACCCGAGGTTGTGAAAGCCCTTATGAACGTGTTGAGGTTCTGGCTCGACAGAGGAGTGGACGGGTTCCGCCTGGATGTGGCGCATGCCTATTACCATGACGCCACGCTCGCCGATAATCCGCCGGTGGCGATGGCGGAGCGTAGCGGCCTTAACTGGTCGCATGCTCCACGGTTACAGGAACATGTTCACGATAGCGGTTTGCCAGAAAATCAGATCGCCATGCGAGCTGTGCGATCTGTTCTAGATGAATATGAGGACCGCTTGGCATTTGGCGAGTTTGCGGAGACGCCTGAAATGATTGGGACGTATGTGGGTGAGCCTGATTTGCTGCATACGGCCTATACATTTGATTTTCTAGAGGACCGATCGCTCGCGCCCTCGGTCTTTCAGAACTATTACCAGGATACGTTGAAGAAAAACGGCGACCCCTGGCCCTGTGTCACTTTCTCCAATCATGATCTCACACGACCTGTCACCCGATGGGGGAGCGGAAGAGATGGCGACGACAAGTTGGCCAAGTTCGGACTGGCGCTTCTTTTGGCGCTGAAAGGGACTGTCCTTCTCTACCAAGGGGAGGAGCTCGGACTTCCCGATGTCGATATAGAGCGCGACCAGATCCAAGACCCGGTGGGTGAGCTCTATTTCCCATTCGGCAAAGGGCGAGATGGATGTCGGACACCCATGCCATGGATCAGTCGCGCACCGAATGCAGCGTTTACGGATGGCGAACCCTGGCTACCAATCCCGAAGGTGCACAAAGAGCGCGCTGTCGATGTTCAGGAAGCGGTGACCGACACGGTCCTGAAGTTCGCGCGGGAGGCTATCAGTTTCCGAAAGGCACACGCCTGTTTGTCGAGCGGCAATATTACTTTCTTAGAAAGCAGCGGACCCGTTCTGGCATTTGAACGGTTGCTTGGTGGGGAGACGCTCACCTGTGTCTTCAATTCAAGCAATGAGGCTGCTGTTTGGCATGGGGGAGCGGCGTCTGAGGTTATTCTCAAAGGATCCGACAGTCTGGAATTTGGAACGGGCGATGTTTCGATCGTGGGAACAGAGGTCATCTGCGGTCCGCGGAGCGCTGCCTTCTTTGGTGATCCCTCTTCAAGCTGA
- the fabG gene encoding 3-oxoacyl-[acyl-carrier-protein] reductase FabG, giving the protein MNMLEVSMSELAGTIVLITDIEHFIGRPAAKALIEAGATVYGTDHAFSDKTAREAAEQALPGLKTVGGADPVVAAGRVLEETGRIDLLLNNDAFPALRASLDTAKDEDLEATYDALVFKPFRVSRAVVPSMKSAGGGKILFLTSAAPLNGLANYSMYASARGAANSLVLSLARELASKNIQVNALAPNYVESADYFPPALMENEDTKAKILKNIPLGRLGKPEEAAAFITFLAGPLSGFITGQVIPFAGGWANAR; this is encoded by the coding sequence ATGAATATGTTGGAGGTAAGCATGAGCGAGCTAGCAGGCACCATTGTTCTAATAACGGATATTGAACATTTCATAGGACGCCCGGCAGCAAAGGCGCTTATTGAAGCCGGCGCCACGGTCTATGGAACCGACCACGCCTTTTCAGACAAGACAGCTCGCGAGGCGGCGGAACAAGCCCTGCCCGGCCTCAAGACCGTCGGTGGCGCAGATCCGGTCGTCGCAGCGGGGCGTGTGCTGGAGGAAACAGGCCGCATTGACCTCCTTCTAAACAATGACGCTTTCCCAGCACTAAGAGCGTCTCTCGATACGGCAAAAGATGAAGATCTTGAAGCGACCTATGACGCCCTCGTCTTTAAGCCATTTCGTGTCAGCCGCGCCGTCGTCCCGTCCATGAAATCTGCGGGCGGTGGCAAGATATTGTTCCTCACCTCAGCAGCGCCACTCAACGGCCTCGCAAACTACTCCATGTACGCTTCTGCACGAGGAGCAGCGAACTCACTCGTTTTGTCTCTTGCACGTGAGCTCGCGTCGAAGAACATTCAGGTTAACGCACTCGCTCCTAACTACGTCGAGAGTGCGGACTATTTTCCACCTGCGCTTATGGAAAATGAGGACACCAAGGCCAAGATTTTGAAAAACATCCCCCTCGGGCGTTTAGGGAAACCGGAAGAAGCCGCTGCCTTCATCACGTTCCTTGCAGGTCCTCTTTCCGGCTTTATCACTGGCCAGGTCATCCCTTTTGCAGGCGGTTGGGCAAACGCCCGGTAA
- the tehB gene encoding putative S-adenosyl-L-methionine-dependent methyltransferase TehB, translating into MSSKYEEIYKAHRHALGEPTKTFVDFFTSLEKPEQTVLDIGAGQGRDALFIARLGHSVTAVDLSPSGMMQLQEDANQEELNIKTHIVDVCEFTPSAKFDIVLIDRTLHMLNAQDRTAVLSSLLPHTNSQAFLLIADERSNIPAFTQTLNASTDPWEIFLQKKGFLFAQKQI; encoded by the coding sequence ATGAGTTCAAAATACGAAGAAATCTACAAAGCGCATCGTCACGCGCTTGGTGAACCCACCAAGACATTCGTCGACTTCTTTACGTCATTGGAGAAACCAGAACAGACCGTGCTTGATATTGGAGCAGGTCAAGGACGTGATGCTCTCTTCATTGCCAGACTCGGCCATTCCGTTACGGCGGTCGACCTCTCTCCGTCAGGCATGATGCAACTTCAGGAAGACGCAAACCAAGAAGAGTTGAACATCAAAACCCATATTGTCGATGTTTGCGAGTTCACACCCTCAGCGAAATTCGACATTGTCCTGATCGATCGAACGCTGCATATGCTGAATGCACAAGACCGAACAGCTGTTCTCTCTAGTCTATTGCCTCATACAAACAGTCAGGCCTTTCTGCTGATTGCGGACGAGCGTTCAAACATTCCAGCCTTTACACAAACCCTCAATGCTTCGACGGACCCCTGGGAGATCTTCCTGCAAAAGAAGGGCTTTCTCTTCGCGCAGAAGCAAATCTAG
- the cobB gene encoding NAD-dependent protein deacetylase, whose product MSGELKALIESSQRTVVFTGAGISTESGIPDFRSPGGLWTKMAPIDFRDFMASEEMRIEAWRRKFAMDGSFSAAEPNKGHMAVAKLVDTGKVTHVITQNVDNLHQNSGIPTDKVIELHGNSTYATCLNCGVRYELAEIRSHYDEHGKPQDCRFCSGIIKSATISFGQAMPEAEMERATEATLDCDLFVAIGSSLQVYPAAGFPIMAKKNGAKLVILNREETELDPLADLVVHEEIGPTLAPIVQLN is encoded by the coding sequence ATGTCTGGAGAGCTGAAGGCACTGATTGAGAGCAGCCAACGGACTGTCGTCTTCACGGGAGCGGGGATCAGTACGGAATCCGGCATCCCTGATTTTCGCAGTCCGGGTGGCCTTTGGACAAAAATGGCCCCGATTGATTTTCGAGATTTTATGGCCTCTGAAGAAATGCGGATCGAAGCGTGGCGTCGCAAGTTCGCAATGGATGGGAGCTTTTCAGCAGCGGAGCCCAATAAAGGGCATATGGCCGTCGCAAAATTGGTTGATACGGGAAAAGTCACTCACGTGATTACCCAGAATGTCGATAATCTTCACCAAAACTCAGGGATCCCGACTGACAAGGTGATCGAGCTCCATGGGAACAGTACTTATGCGACCTGCCTTAATTGCGGTGTGCGCTATGAGTTGGCGGAAATCCGTTCGCACTACGACGAACACGGCAAGCCACAGGACTGCCGGTTTTGCAGTGGGATTATCAAATCTGCGACGATCTCCTTTGGACAGGCGATGCCGGAAGCTGAGATGGAGCGGGCGACAGAAGCGACATTGGACTGCGACCTGTTTGTCGCGATTGGCTCGTCACTGCAGGTCTATCCGGCAGCGGGTTTCCCGATCATGGCGAAAAAGAATGGCGCGAAACTTGTGATATTAAACCGTGAAGAAACGGAGCTGGACCCGCTTGCAGACCTTGTCGTGCATGAGGAGATTGGACCGACACTCGCCCCCATTGTTCAGCTCAACTGA
- the gloA gene encoding lactoylglutathione lyase → MRYLHTMVRVTDLDASLDFYCTHLGLKNVGRFDVEEGRFTLVFLAPEGQEEAQVELTYNWDPEELDEGRNFGHLAYRVDDIYATCQKLADAGITINRPPRDGRMAFVRSPDNISIELLQEGQPLPAQEPWASMENTGHW, encoded by the coding sequence ATGCGCTACTTGCACACCATGGTCCGCGTGACGGATCTTGACGCATCACTCGACTTTTACTGCACCCATTTGGGTCTTAAGAATGTCGGTCGATTTGATGTGGAAGAAGGCCGTTTCACCCTCGTCTTCCTGGCTCCAGAAGGCCAAGAGGAAGCTCAGGTTGAATTGACCTACAATTGGGACCCAGAAGAGCTGGATGAAGGCCGGAATTTCGGCCATCTGGCCTACAGGGTCGATGACATTTACGCGACCTGTCAGAAACTGGCTGATGCGGGAATCACCATCAACCGCCCTCCGCGCGACGGCCGAATGGCATTTGTGCGCTCGCCGGACAACATTTCCATTGAACTTCTTCAGGAAGGCCAGCCCCTCCCTGCTCAAGAGCCTTGGGCATCCATGGAGAATACCGGCCATTGGTGA